Proteins found in one Primulina eburnea isolate SZY01 chromosome 16, ASM2296580v1, whole genome shotgun sequence genomic segment:
- the LOC140816530 gene encoding probable carboxylesterase 6, translated as MAAMTLDPSFSLQVSSNASKNRVIVEEIDGLIRVYKDGHVERPQIMTHAACSSASEFGVSCRDVIIDKYTNIWARFYVPNTSLKKLPLLVYFHGGGFCVGSASWSCYHEFLAKLSSKTGCVIVSVNHRLAPEYPLPAAYEDGVKALIWLRQQSLLSKNEWWTNNCNISKIFLAGDSAGANIAFNVSIRLARQIDIKGLILIQPFFGGESRTHSEKYMMQPPRSALTLAASDTYWRLSLPPGENRDHPWCNPMSKMAPNLEELRDLSIMVCISEMDILKDRNLELCAKLGQKVEQIMYEGVGHAFQILNKSTLAQTRIHELTSHIKNFVHK; from the coding sequence ATGGCTGCTATGACATTAGATCCAAGTTTCAGCCTTCAAGTCAGCAGCAATGCATCCAAGaatagagttatagttgaggaAATTGACGGCCTTATTAGGGTCTACAAAGACGGGCATGTTGAACGACCTCAAATCATGACACATGCTGCGTGCTCCTCGGCTTCGGAGTTCGGGGTGTCGTGTAGAGACGTGATCATCGACAAGTACACGAATATTTGGGCACGTTTCTATGTTCCGAATACATCTCTTAAGAAACTTCCCTTGCTGGTGTACTTCCATGGAGGTGGATTTTGTGTTGGTTCTGCATCTTGGAGCTGTTACCATGAATTCCTAGCAAAATTATCCTCGAAAACAGGTTGTGTCATCGTGTCGGTCAACCACCGGTTGGCACCCGAATACCCTCTTCCAGCAGCGTACGAGGATGGCGTCAAGGCCCTTATTTGGTTAAGGCAACAATCTTTACTAAGTAAGAATGAGTGGTGGACTAATAATTGTAACATTAGTAAAATCTTTTTGGCCGGTGATAGTGCTGGTGCGAATATAGCCTTCAATGTCTCCATAAGGCTAGCTCGGCAAATTGATATCAAGGGTTTAATCCTAATTCAGCCATTTTTTGGAGGAGAATCGAGGACTCATTCTGAAAAGTACATGATGCAGCCACCACGCTCGGCCCTCACGTTGGCGGCATCGGACACTTACTGGCGGCTATCGCTTCCACCCGGGGAGAACCGCGACCATCCATGGTGTAATCCGATGTCTAAAATGGCTCCTAACTTGGAGGAGTTGAGAGATTTGTCTATTATGGTATGCATATCAGAAATGGATATACTGAAAGATAGGAACTTGGAGTTGTGTGCTAAATTGGGTCAGAAAGTGGAGCAAATAATGTATGAAGGTGTTGGCCACGCATTTCAGATTCTTAACAAGTCCACTTTGGCACAAACTCGTATTCACGAATTAACAAGTCATATCAAGAACTTTGTACATAAGTAA